Proteins encoded in a region of the Streptococcus sanguinis genome:
- the nikA gene encoding nickel ABC transporter substrate-binding protein, which translates to MRKKLFLLVVLLLPLFLVACQQNSNSSQQVNEKDKLTMVWGEDFGDVNPHRYNPDQFVIQDMVYEGLVRYGDNGKIEPALAESWDISEDGKTYTFKLRKAKFSDDSDFNAENVKRNFDTVFSEENKKNHTWFDFTNQLESYRVVDEHTFEIKLKQAYSATLYDLSMIRPIRFVADAAFPDGDDTTKDNLKKPIGTGQWVVKDKKANEYITFARNENYWGEKPKLKEVTVKIIPDPQTRALEFESGNVDLIYGNGVIGLDNFAKYAKDDKYTTDVSQPMSSRLMLLNAKQEIFKDKAVRQAMNHAVDKKSIAKDIFRGTETPADTIFSKSTPHSDANITPYEYDIELAEKMLDQAGWKKGSDGIREKDGKKLSLNVPYISSKATDKDLVEYFQGEWKKIGIDVQLKAMEEDDYWENIKTGDFDLMLTFSWGAPWDPHAWMTALTSPADHGHPENVSLEALPSKSEMNSIIKATLVEPDEAKVDEGYKKVLTMLHDEAIYIPITYQSVVSVYRKGELDGMRFAPEENAFPLRYIEKK; encoded by the coding sequence ATGAGAAAAAAATTATTTTTATTAGTTGTCCTCTTGCTGCCTTTATTCTTGGTAGCCTGCCAGCAAAACTCAAACTCTTCCCAACAGGTCAATGAGAAAGACAAACTCACCATGGTCTGGGGCGAAGACTTTGGGGATGTCAATCCTCACCGCTACAATCCAGACCAATTTGTCATTCAGGATATGGTCTATGAAGGCCTAGTCCGCTATGGTGACAATGGTAAAATCGAGCCAGCCTTGGCAGAAAGCTGGGATATTAGTGAAGATGGTAAAACCTATACCTTCAAGCTGAGAAAGGCAAAATTCTCAGACGACTCTGATTTTAATGCAGAGAATGTCAAACGCAATTTCGATACCGTCTTTTCAGAAGAAAATAAGAAAAACCACACTTGGTTTGACTTCACCAACCAGCTGGAAAGCTACCGAGTTGTCGATGAGCATACCTTTGAGATTAAGCTCAAACAAGCCTACAGTGCGACTCTCTATGATTTATCAATGATTCGTCCGATCCGTTTCGTAGCTGACGCTGCCTTCCCTGACGGAGACGACACGACTAAGGATAATCTCAAAAAGCCAATCGGAACCGGTCAATGGGTTGTCAAAGACAAGAAGGCAAATGAGTACATCACCTTTGCCCGTAATGAAAATTACTGGGGTGAAAAGCCTAAACTCAAAGAAGTAACGGTCAAGATTATCCCAGATCCACAAACCCGTGCTCTTGAGTTTGAGTCTGGAAATGTAGACTTGATCTATGGAAATGGCGTTATCGGTCTGGATAACTTTGCTAAGTATGCCAAGGATGACAAGTATACGACAGACGTATCTCAGCCAATGTCCAGCCGCCTCATGCTCTTGAATGCCAAGCAAGAAATCTTCAAAGATAAGGCTGTTCGTCAGGCGATGAACCATGCGGTTGATAAAAAGTCTATCGCGAAAGACATTTTCCGCGGAACAGAAACACCAGCTGATACTATCTTCTCTAAGTCTACACCGCACTCTGATGCCAATATCACTCCGTATGAGTATGATATCGAGCTGGCTGAAAAGATGCTGGATCAAGCAGGCTGGAAGAAAGGATCTGACGGTATCCGCGAAAAAGATGGCAAGAAATTAAGTCTAAATGTTCCTTATATCTCGTCTAAGGCGACAGACAAGGACTTGGTTGAGTACTTCCAAGGCGAATGGAAGAAAATCGGAATTGATGTTCAGCTCAAAGCTATGGAAGAAGATGACTACTGGGAAAATATTAAGACTGGCGACTTTGATTTGATGCTGACCTTCTCTTGGGGAGCACCTTGGGACCCACACGCTTGGATGACTGCCTTGACTTCACCAGCAGATCATGGCCACCCAGAAAATGTTTCCCTAGAAGCTCTGCCATCTAAGTCAGAAATGAATAGCATTATCAAGGCGACTCTGGTTGAGCCAGACGAAGCAAAAGTTGATGAAGGTTATAAGAAAGTTCTCACTATGCTCCATGATGAAGCTATCTATATTCCAATCACTTACCAATCCGTTGTCTCTGTCTATCGCAAGGGAGAACTCGATGGCATGCGCTTTGCTCCAGAAGAAAATGCTTTCCCACTGCGCTATATTGAGAAAAAATAA
- a CDS encoding ABC transporter permease: MDKKINRKLLILGGLIILALVLSSLAPRLLGDSLTKVNLGQALQGPSSSEWFGTDALGRSVFARAVSGGAETVLPALMILMLIAAVGSFIGVTSAFIGGKFDQLILLVITAFQSFPSIILVIAIVSILGIGLQQTLIAICLTAWTKYAYLMRSMTLQLKNEPYIQSSKMYGNSFWTTLKNYYFPSLFPQILTTMSFDISTIIMEIAGLSFVGLGAQAPSPEWGAMINDGRIYIQEAPWIVVFPCILLILTILLFTKFGDALNSKYNRMS, from the coding sequence ATGGATAAAAAAATCAATCGAAAACTCCTGATTTTGGGCGGCCTTATCATCCTAGCCCTAGTCCTATCCTCCTTGGCTCCTCGTCTCTTGGGTGACAGTTTGACCAAGGTCAATCTGGGACAAGCCTTGCAAGGACCGAGCAGCAGTGAGTGGTTCGGAACAGACGCTCTAGGCCGGTCTGTCTTTGCGCGTGCAGTGAGCGGGGGTGCGGAAACAGTTCTGCCGGCCCTGATGATTCTGATGTTGATTGCGGCAGTGGGTTCCTTTATCGGGGTGACCAGTGCCTTCATCGGCGGGAAATTCGACCAGCTCATCTTGCTGGTTATCACGGCTTTTCAGTCTTTCCCATCTATCATTTTGGTCATTGCTATCGTTAGTATATTGGGCATCGGTCTCCAGCAAACCCTCATCGCTATCTGCCTGACGGCCTGGACCAAGTATGCCTACCTGATGCGCTCCATGACTCTGCAGCTGAAAAATGAACCCTATATCCAGTCCTCTAAAATGTATGGCAATAGTTTTTGGACAACTCTGAAAAACTATTATTTCCCTAGTCTTTTTCCTCAGATTCTGACGACCATGAGCTTTGACATCAGCACCATTATCATGGAAATCGCGGGTCTCAGCTTTGTCGGACTGGGCGCTCAGGCGCCCTCGCCTGAGTGGGGAGCCATGATTAATGACGGCCGGATTTATATCCAGGAAGCCCCTTGGATTGTGGTCTTCCCGTGTATCTTGCTGATTTTGACTATTCTCCTCTTCACCAAGTTCGGAGATGCGCTCAACAGCAAGTACAATCGCATGAGTTAA
- a CDS encoding ABC transporter permease encodes MKKDLFKTIVSLFAALLMISVLTFLLAKLSSADQAENYLRISKIQVTPQSLEKAREYLGLNQPWPQQYLGWLTKALRGDFGTSYLLKVPVLPLVLERFQSTLSLGLTSFALILLTSIPLGIFSAVYKGSLFDKVNRFLSFSSVSMPSFWLGYMLIVVFAVQLRWLPVSGKQDFSSLILPSLTLSMSLIGQYTALIRKAVIEQMKSVHVENALLRGVSKFFLVKNHLLRNSLPAIATGLSLTLVYLLTGSLIVEEVFSWNGVGSLFVDALQAVDLPIIQCCMLLFGLLFLENNILTQQLPLWIDPRVRKRRSNV; translated from the coding sequence ATGAAAAAAGATTTATTTAAAACAATAGTTTCTCTCTTTGCTGCCCTCTTGATGATTTCAGTATTGACCTTTCTCTTGGCCAAGCTGTCCTCGGCGGATCAAGCAGAAAACTATTTAAGAATATCTAAGATTCAAGTGACTCCTCAATCCTTGGAAAAAGCCAGAGAATATCTGGGACTCAATCAACCTTGGCCCCAGCAGTATCTAGGCTGGCTGACTAAGGCTCTTCGTGGGGATTTTGGGACATCTTATCTATTAAAGGTTCCTGTCCTGCCCCTGGTGTTGGAGCGTTTCCAGTCCACCCTTTCTCTGGGCTTGACTTCCTTTGCCCTCATTTTGCTTACGTCTATTCCTTTGGGAATTTTTAGTGCAGTCTACAAGGGTTCTCTCTTTGATAAGGTCAATCGCTTTCTATCCTTTTCCAGCGTTTCCATGCCCAGCTTTTGGCTAGGTTACATGCTGATTGTGGTTTTTGCTGTTCAGCTCAGATGGCTGCCAGTTTCGGGCAAGCAGGATTTTAGCAGCTTGATTCTTCCCAGTCTGACCCTTAGTATGTCATTGATTGGCCAATATACCGCCTTGATCCGTAAGGCCGTGATAGAACAGATGAAGAGTGTCCATGTTGAAAATGCCCTCCTGCGCGGAGTCAGCAAGTTCTTCCTGGTCAAGAATCATCTCTTGAGAAATTCCCTGCCAGCCATTGCGACAGGCCTGAGCCTGACCTTGGTCTATCTTCTGACAGGCTCCTTGATTGTCGAAGAAGTCTTCTCTTGGAATGGTGTCGGCTCTCTCTTTGTGGATGCTTTGCAGGCTGTGGATCTACCCATCATCCAGTGCTGTATGCTTTTATTTGGCCTATTATTCTTGGAAAATAACATTCTAACCCAGCAGCTGCCGCTCTGGATAGACCCTAGAGTCAGAAAAAGGAGGAGCAATGTCTAA
- a CDS encoding ABC transporter permease translates to MIKFIIKTILQFVLILLCVSFISFLLVYLAPGDPAESILNAQGIPFTKELLEIKRAEMGLNGSFMEQYLAWLGRIVHGDFGVTYNSGASVWEQLVFYFPNTVYLAFYTLLATLGISLPTALYTSYHAGKPIDRFLMAGLAFLNAIPSFVMGIILILIFSVQLHWLPIQATANELGLVLPVMTLAMIMSTRYIPQLRTALIEILHSPEVEGARGRGIREGHILLHDVIYNVLPFLLTLVSLSLGSLLGGVAIIEHLFSWPGIGKMLIGVVAKRDYPLVQGAVLFITAGVLTVNLVFQLLMVWLNPRVRLAQENPKLLPRMKRLKTSKEGSYG, encoded by the coding sequence GGAGATCCGGCTGAGAGCATCCTCAACGCTCAGGGCATTCCTTTTACCAAGGAACTGCTGGAAATCAAGCGGGCAGAGATGGGACTGAATGGCAGCTTTATGGAGCAATATCTGGCCTGGCTGGGCAGGATTGTCCATGGTGACTTTGGTGTGACCTATAATTCTGGAGCTTCGGTCTGGGAGCAGCTGGTTTTCTATTTTCCCAATACAGTCTACCTAGCTTTTTATACCCTGTTAGCGACTCTGGGGATTTCCCTGCCGACAGCTCTCTACACATCCTACCATGCTGGAAAGCCTATCGACCGCTTCCTGATGGCAGGTCTGGCCTTCCTGAATGCCATTCCTAGCTTTGTTATGGGAATTATCCTGATTCTGATCTTTTCCGTTCAGCTTCACTGGCTTCCCATTCAGGCAACGGCCAATGAGCTGGGCCTAGTCCTGCCAGTCATGACACTGGCCATGATCATGTCTACTCGCTATATCCCGCAGCTGCGGACCGCTTTGATAGAAATACTGCATTCACCAGAAGTCGAAGGTGCGCGAGGTCGGGGGATTCGAGAGGGACATATCCTGCTGCATGATGTGATTTACAATGTTCTGCCCTTTCTTCTGACCTTGGTCAGCCTTTCTCTGGGCTCGCTCCTAGGAGGGGTGGCTATTATCGAGCACCTCTTTTCCTGGCCGGGCATCGGTAAGATGCTGATAGGAGTCGTCGCCAAGCGGGATTATCCCCTTGTTCAGGGGGCGGTCCTCTTTATCACAGCGGGAGTCTTGACTGTAAATCTAGTCTTTCAGCTGCTCATGGTTTGGCTCAATCCTCGCGTCCGACTGGCTCAGGAAAATCCCAAACTGCTGCCGCGCATGAAGAGACTAAAAACAAGCAAGGAGGGCTCGTATGGATAA